In Citrobacter sp. RHB25-C09, the following proteins share a genomic window:
- a CDS encoding glycoside hydrolase family 43 protein: protein MTIITNPIISGFNPDPSIIRVGDAYYLATSTFEWFPGVCLYKSYDLKNWRLISYPLNRRSQLDMIGNPDSGGIYAPCLSYDADRFYLIYTDVKNVSGRFWDTNNYIVTTEDIEGEWSEPTYLNSRGIDPSLFHHSDGTKWLLSMEMSYMDGGEAGFPKWNGIIIQQYDEMNNKLIGECRKIYAGTSLGITEGPHLYEYNGWYYLLVAEGGTFYNHGVTVARSKHLLGPYETDPIGQMMTSRFDCRIPLQRVGHADLIENSLGEWFIVHLCGRPLPSKGRSPMGRETAIQQVYWNDEGWLRLANNSIAPELTVHTSLKESPWPKLPEKDDFDAPVLPLHYQSLRIPLGEDMCSLKERKGWLRLRGRESLSSHHFQSLLARRQKDFAFTAQTCVDFQPRSFQQMAGLVCFYDTTNYIYLHISCSEQGEKTVNLLVNDLNRFSLPSGEGIKIASDGLVYLKVCVKDDAANFYYSLDERTWFPVGEHMEYSKLSDEYFKERGIERFTGAFVGMCCQDFTGEHVHADFDYFLYSAE from the coding sequence ATGACTATCATTACCAATCCCATTATTTCAGGCTTTAACCCTGATCCATCCATTATCCGCGTTGGCGATGCCTATTATTTAGCAACATCGACTTTTGAATGGTTCCCAGGCGTTTGCTTATATAAATCATATGATCTCAAAAACTGGCGTCTGATTTCCTATCCTTTGAATCGTAGAAGCCAACTCGATATGATCGGCAACCCGGATTCTGGGGGAATATATGCTCCATGTTTAAGCTACGACGCAGACAGGTTTTATCTTATCTACACCGACGTCAAAAATGTGAGCGGACGATTTTGGGACACCAACAACTATATTGTGACTACAGAAGATATTGAGGGCGAATGGTCTGAGCCAACGTATCTGAATAGTCGGGGGATCGATCCTTCTCTCTTTCACCATAGCGATGGCACCAAGTGGCTATTAAGTATGGAGATGAGCTATATGGACGGCGGCGAAGCCGGATTCCCGAAATGGAATGGCATTATTATTCAGCAGTATGACGAAATGAATAATAAGCTCATCGGCGAATGTCGAAAAATATATGCCGGCACCTCGCTTGGGATCACCGAAGGCCCGCATCTGTACGAATATAACGGATGGTATTATTTGCTGGTTGCAGAAGGCGGCACCTTTTACAACCACGGCGTGACAGTGGCGCGTTCGAAACATCTGCTTGGTCCGTATGAAACGGATCCTATTGGTCAAATGATGACATCACGTTTTGATTGTCGGATACCGCTACAGCGCGTCGGGCACGCCGACCTGATTGAAAACAGTCTTGGTGAATGGTTTATCGTGCATTTATGCGGTCGCCCCTTACCGTCTAAAGGCCGCAGTCCAATGGGACGTGAAACAGCGATTCAACAGGTTTACTGGAATGACGAAGGCTGGCTGCGGTTAGCGAATAATTCCATCGCGCCCGAACTGACGGTACACACGTCGCTGAAAGAATCCCCCTGGCCTAAGCTCCCTGAAAAAGATGATTTTGATGCACCGGTTCTGCCGCTTCACTATCAGTCGTTGCGCATCCCTTTAGGGGAAGATATGTGTTCGCTGAAAGAGAGAAAGGGATGGTTACGACTGCGCGGTCGTGAGTCACTGAGTTCACATCACTTTCAGAGTTTACTGGCAAGAAGACAGAAAGATTTTGCCTTCACCGCCCAGACATGCGTGGATTTCCAGCCGCGATCGTTCCAGCAAATGGCCGGGTTAGTCTGTTTTTATGACACGACAAATTATATTTATCTGCATATCTCGTGCAGCGAACAGGGGGAGAAAACGGTTAATTTACTGGTTAATGACCTCAACCGATTCTCACTGCCGTCTGGCGAAGGAATAAAGATTGCCAGTGATGGGCTGGTGTATCTAAAAGTCTGCGTTAAGGATGATGCCGCCAATTTCTATTATTCGTTAGATGAACGCACCTGGTTCCCGGTGGGTGAGCATATGGAATACAGTAAGCTTTCAGATGAGTATTTCAAAGAAAGAGGCATTGAGCGTTTCACCGGTGCTTTTGTCGGGATGTGTTGCCAGGATTTCACTGGGGAGCACGTACACGCAGATTTTGATTATTTCCTCTACTCGGCGGAATAA
- a CDS encoding glycoside-pentoside-hexuronide (GPH):cation symporter, with translation MNKLGVKEKIGYGLGDGASNIIWQTIMLFMAYFYTDIYGLSAFHMGTMFLVVRAFDAVADVYIGYLADHTKTKYGQFRPYLLWFSLPFGIFGALTFYTPDFGETGRIIYAYISYTALSLFYSLVNVPYCALINNISKDAKERVSMQSYRFAFAALGGIIVSVVALPLTKILGAGDLQKGYFLAMIIMGGMSTIMFFLCFAMTKEHYVKEVDKSHDLRGIYQELLIIVKDFNWRCIFSLNIASLIAGILKTGGAIYFVSYYMKQPDLVSTVLVIILCTRFVGAMSTTLLYKNFDRVLAYKASLVLQAIILVALFAVPSEYVLVICGIICVIHFIDSSSAPLQWSLLSDIIDNVEKKSHRSLSGLVFSTNLFAIKIGIAVGGAIIGWLLTFGGYVGNATLQTDLAIMIVRLIFTIIPAVFVLIMFFIMQRYRSYDA, from the coding sequence ATGAACAAATTAGGAGTTAAAGAAAAAATAGGCTATGGATTAGGTGATGGTGCATCCAACATTATTTGGCAAACCATCATGCTGTTTATGGCCTATTTTTATACGGATATCTATGGATTAAGTGCTTTTCATATGGGGACAATGTTCCTCGTTGTCCGGGCTTTTGATGCGGTTGCCGATGTCTATATTGGTTATCTTGCCGACCATACCAAAACGAAATACGGTCAGTTCCGCCCCTATTTACTCTGGTTTTCTCTGCCATTCGGTATCTTTGGCGCATTGACATTCTATACTCCCGATTTTGGCGAGACAGGCCGAATCATTTACGCGTATATCTCTTATACTGCACTATCGCTTTTTTACTCTCTTGTTAACGTTCCATACTGTGCATTAATCAATAATATTTCAAAGGATGCAAAAGAACGCGTTTCGATGCAATCGTATCGTTTTGCCTTTGCAGCTTTAGGCGGCATTATTGTCTCCGTAGTCGCACTGCCGTTAACCAAAATTCTGGGCGCAGGTGATTTGCAGAAAGGCTATTTTCTCGCGATGATCATCATGGGTGGGATGAGTACCATTATGTTCTTTCTCTGCTTTGCCATGACGAAAGAGCACTATGTAAAAGAAGTGGATAAAAGCCATGACCTGCGGGGAATTTATCAGGAATTGCTGATTATTGTTAAAGATTTCAACTGGCGCTGTATCTTTTCCCTGAATATCGCCAGCCTGATTGCGGGTATCCTGAAAACGGGGGGGGCGATCTATTTCGTCAGTTACTATATGAAGCAGCCCGATCTGGTCAGTACAGTACTGGTTATTATTCTGTGCACGCGCTTCGTTGGGGCTATGTCTACGACATTATTGTACAAAAATTTTGATCGGGTATTGGCTTATAAAGCGTCACTGGTACTCCAGGCAATTATTCTGGTCGCCCTTTTCGCCGTTCCTTCTGAGTATGTTCTGGTGATTTGCGGCATCATCTGCGTGATCCACTTTATCGACTCAAGCTCTGCCCCTCTGCAATGGAGTCTGTTGAGCGACATTATTGATAACGTCGAGAAAAAATCGCATCGCTCGTTAAGTGGCCTGGTTTTCTCTACCAATTTATTCGCCATTAAAATTGGCATTGCCGTTGGCGGTGCCATCATCGGCTGGCTACTGACCTTTGGCGGTTATGTCGGTAACGCAACACTGCAAACGGACCTCGCCATTATGATCGTGCGTTTAATTTTTACGATTATCCCGGCAGTCTTTGTCTTGATAATGTTTTTTATTATGCAGCGATATCGTTCTTATGACGCGTAA